Proteins from a single region of Strix aluco isolate bStrAlu1 chromosome 5, bStrAlu1.hap1, whole genome shotgun sequence:
- the RAB21 gene encoding ras-related protein Rab-21 → MAAGAGAAAGGRSFSFKVVLLGEGCVGKTSLVLRYCENKFNDKHITTLQASFLTKKLNIGGKRVNLAIWDTAGQERFHALGPIYYRDSNGAILVYDITDEDSFQKVKNWVKELRKMLGNEICLCIVGNKIDLEKERHVSVQEAETYAESVGAKHYHTSAKQNKGIEELFLDLCKRMIETAQVDERARGNGSSQSGIARRGVQIIDDEPQVQSSGGCCSSG, encoded by the exons atggcggcgggggccggcgcggcggccggcggccgCAGCTTCTCCTTTAAGGTGGTGCTGCTCGGGGAGGGCTGCGTGGGGAAAACCTCCCTGGTGCTGCGCTACTGCGAGAACAAGTTCAACGACAAGCACATCACCACCCTGCAG GCATCTTTTCTTACAAAGAAGCTAAATATTGGTGGGAAAAGAGTAAACCTTGCAATATGG gATACAGCTGGTCAAGAAAGATTTCATGCATTGGGGCCGATCTACTACAGGGATTCTAATGGCGCTATTCTAGTATATGATATAACAGATGAAGACTCTTTTCAGAAG GTAAAAAACTGGGTTAaggaattaagaaaaatgttggGAAATGAAATCTGTTTATGTATAGTAG GTAACAAAATAGACTTGGAAAAAGAGAGACATGTTTCAGTGCAAGAAGCAGAAAC GTATGCTGAATCTGTTGGAGCAAAACATTATCATACTTCAGCTAAACAGAACAAAGGAATTGAAGAACTTTTTCTTGACCTTTGTAAAA GAATGATAGAAACTGCTCAAGTGGATGAAAGAGCAAGAGGCAATGGTTCCAGTCAGTCAGGAATAGCAAGGCGAGGTGTACAGATCATTGACGATGAGCCACAAGTACAGAGCAGTGGAGGGTGCTGTTCTTCTGGATAA